ACCAATTGGGCCAAGTCAGAATTCGTTAGCGTAAATTTAGGTACGCGTGCAAAGAATTTTAGCAATCAAAATTAACATAACTATTAAGGTAGCGGGATCAAACATTTATCTATAATTCTGTAAAAGGCTACTGGCCGTGTAATGCTTAGGGACGTTGAGACTTCGTTCAATTATTGAGATATCGCTTAATATTTTGCGTTGCCCTTCTGCGACTGACGTGCGCGCCTTCAGCAGCCGTACAACGACCTACTGATGAGGCGCAACGATCTTCAGGACGCTGAGGCGCCCTTCTATATCGGCATGCCTGATCGACCGCGAATTCCATACGGACGTATGATTATTTAACGGAGGCAAAGTGAATGTATTGGCCGGTTATGAGCCGAGTGAACGAGTGCACATTAAAAGTCAGAATGCAAAATATGTTCAACTTAAAGGACGGCAGATGTTCCATTTGATTTTCGACGAGTTGAGGAGCTTCAGTGGCTCGAAACTACGCAGAGGAAATAACTGATGCTAAACATCGGCTTGACGACGCTTTGAAACTTGTGCTTTTCGATGGAGATTCATGCTACGGCATTTTAACTGTCGAATCTTAAAGCAGCACAGGAAGGTCATCAGGCATTGGTTCTGGGGTGTCGTTGAAGTCATGAGGATGGAGACAAAGGGCACCAGATAAGTCACTGTATAATCGACTTACTATCAAACACAACCTCACTTAACTGTGAGAGACGCTGCAAGCTTTCGAGATTTTAAGGGGGAAATTTACTGTGTAAAGCAGCAATTTCCTAAACAAACCGACTTGCAACGTTAGAGCTCGGCTATACCGTACACAAAATAAGTGCTTTGTCGTCCAAGTACGTACAATGAGGCTAAGCTATTTTGAAAAACAGTCAAGTTATATTAACTTACCCACAGCATTTAGGTTGCATACAAGTCTAGATATTGCTAAAGCAACTACTTCGTAGGAGgccaattacagcagaaaaaatatGGTATAATAATTATTTTCCGTGCTTTGTCATAGACCGTAATTTAGCAGCTCTACTGCGATCCACTGGTCCATAAATTAAAATTATAAATAAGGGAAGTAAAGGCCGTTGCTCGCTCTAGATACCACGGCCTACTTTCTTTGTATATTTAGCGCATTTGAAAGGACCAACCAAAAGCCTCGCTCAATACTAGTTACAGTTATTTGATTTTTATTAAGTATTTCTAAGGTCTAAAATCCTTAGGAAACTTTGTGAATATCTTTATTATGACATGTGCACGTCGATTAGCGTATGTGCTGCTTTTGTGGTTGCGTAATCGCTGTGTATATATTATAGTTATTTCCCGGCACCTAGAGTACTGTAAGAGGCAATTAGCCCGGTTTAAGTTTCAAGTTTTTACTTAAAGCGAGCATCTCTCTCCACCGTTAAAAACACAAACCCGTGACACAGGACCGTGTTCAATACGTACGTCGATCACTCGTTTCATCTAAAGTTGAAGAACTGTCCTCTGATACGTCTGGGCATCAAATACgcgaaggaaaagtagtaggaatgCACACGTCTTTCATATACTAGGTCTACTTAGTTCTAATGCTAGTACGCGAATACATGCCGATTGATGAAAGTGACATTAGATGCGCACAAAATATTCTTTGACACGAAACCTCTGTATCACGCACTCCAGATGCTGCAGTGTAATTTGGTATAGATACCATCCTAAACTGTCATCTAATGAAATAATAACGTTGACGACATCATGCGAAGGAGCACTGAGCACACCCGACTGTCGCCTGAGAACTCGTAGGAGGCGTAACTCAACAACTACAACATTCTCAAATGCTCTGCAACTAACAAATCCACTAACCAAGGATGATGGAGTCCAAGAAGGACTGTTTGTGGGGGCGTAGCAGCTGGtaccttatttatttttttctctgggATTTTCTCGCACTCCCCATTAGAGTGCGCTTACTCTGCGTCTACGCACTTTAGTGACTGGCTTTTCAATCGGCGTATATACGCCGATTGAAACGGTGCTTCCATATGGAAGGACCGTTATTGCAAAGCTGTCAAGTACGGCATCGGATTGAGTCTAGGTGGCGTCATTATTGTAAAACTGCCAAGAACGGTGTTATATTCAATAGACTAGGCAACGTGGTCATTGTAAAACCTTTTTTTGAGACCTCCTTCAGCGATGTGTGTTCACCTGGGGTTGATCGGTTGGCGGGACTTGGCCTGAGGCAGCATCGACGAGACGGTTGTTGTAAGAGGTAAACCTGCGCGAAAAAGTGTGTAAAGAAAGGTTGAATTTTCGTAGAAagccgaagcattgatagcgGTAGCAAAGTATTAGGCAACCACGCAAAGTTGTGTTCGTATTTAATCGCCCGTGCAAATTGACGTAAATGCTCTATATATTaattaagttaacaagcatggtctcacGCGTGCATAGGCTAGAATTAACAGATATCACTCGATGATCACGAATACTCGTTGTCACAACGCTGACGTGATGAAGGGCGCGTGCAGCGAgctcttcgtgctgcctctcgcttcaccgcggGATTACATTGACCTTCAACGCTTGGCGCGCGGGAACGCAGCGAACATGAAGCCAGCAGCTATGTCGGCTCGCCCTTAGCCTTTCGATTCGCCGCTGATGACTTCCAACATACGTTGCAGAACCGCGTGTGCGCTCAGCCGCGTGTATGCGCAGTCATGGCTGGACTTGATGGGGAGACTCCCCTCACCTAGCACGCTCGATCACGTGACCTGTAACAATGGGCGCGCGGGAAGACggtgcgcatcaagccaccatccttcttggctcaccctcgcacccacagcaGGGGGCGCGCGCGGCGCGATAGGACCTTAACGcacctggactttatacggaacatcacggcgacggcagtaatTCGGCTGCACTGTCGATGTCACTACTGTCGCAATAAAGGGGAGTCATTATAATCCTGGAAACACCCCGAGCCAACCACGTCTGAGAGCCATTAAATTTCAGCTGCCGTCAGGGTTGACTGTCGTCATGGAATTCTATATCACCGGTCATGAGGTGTTACAACTGCTAGCAGCGGCTTTACTTTTGTCTAAGCCGTTGTGCCGTTTACCTCCTAATGAACCTTGTCTGGCCCTCTCCTCTCTGCGTCCAGGGACGTCAGGCCTGTTATGATTTTTCCTCTCGAAGCAACAGCAGCAACTCAAGCAGTGTCTCCTCTATCCGCACAGAGGATTTCTGCTATTCACTGCCACAGGACGCACTGCGCGATGTAGTGAACGACATGGGCGTTTCTCCCGTCTTTTTCTCTCTGCGTCGTCGTCTACCGTGCGCTGCTATTATGAATACATTCCTGCTCACCTGATTGACCCTCCCCGATCGACGAGTTTGGTGCAACAAGCTTGGTTTCAGAACCACTGTGACCTCAATGCTGCCAGTTTAATTTTCAGCGTTGGGACTGTCTGTATTTATGCTGCTGTGTTTAGCACTGGTTTTCAATATGAATACCACGAACGAATCAGGCCTACGGCAAACTCTCTTGCAGTCCTGCGAGGGGACAGCTCCTAACCACCAGATTGCCCGTACATCATAAACCGAGTCCTTTTGTCTAGGGTTGTGGGGAAGGGCAATGTCTTACATAGGGTACATCATTCGCTGTTCCGAGTATGCTTCCTAATAATCCTGCAAAAGTGTGATATCAACTTTTGCTTTTCCCTAAATCTCCAGATCTCCAATTCCTCACCAGCAAGCCACTCTCAATATAAAGAGACGGACTACACCATGGGCACGCAAAGCCCTCGTGAGATGCCCCGGCAGCGTAGGCCCGCTACATATATTGAGACGCTCCGCGACGACGTAGGTCCTAACTCTTTAACACCAATCACAATTAACGCAGCTCAGTAGGGGTGTAAGACTACACTCCTCTAAAAGCGCACTCACTCCCCAAGTAAAGGTGTCTCCAACGCTCATTTTGTTCTTAAAGGGCAGTACTAGCTGTCTTCAAAATTCAGAAATCCCGGCCAGTTGGCAGGGTGCACGTCGCGTGGAGAGGTCGGAGAGCTCGAAAATAGGATGTAAAGAATGAAGGTCAGCAAGGAAGTCTTAATAATATGAAACTCGCATTCCATTCCTGTTGCCCTTTGAGAAGGCAAGCAGCAGTTGTGAGCACAGAAGTGCAGACGCTTATAAAACTGCGCCGGGTAGGTCCTTTGATTAGACAGAAGAATATACACCTCGGACGTGAGTCATGGGTGAGCGAAATATTGCTGCTGTCAGCGCGATATCTTTGGGTGAGTCGCTCTTTAGGAAAGTTGTACCAATAGATAAAACACATATAGAGATAGAATGCTCAAAATTTTACTAAATATGGCAattctattgaaaattacttCGCCAGTATATTAAAGCTTTGCATCTCACCATTGTCACGATAGGGACTTGCCGGTAAGCTATCTGGGAATACTGGAGCTGCGCAAACAAGACGAGGACATGGGAAGAGCACATGTGTCTGTGTCCACGTGTTTTTCTCACATCTTTTATTTGTTTATGTTACGCAAATCTTTCAATTTGGCTGTATATTACCATTTACGAAATGAACGTCTCTGACGTAGACGTCAAGAACAGCACCGGTGTCGGTTTCTTTTGAATTTGAGTAAAACTAGAACTCGCATAACTATATTGTTGTGATGATACGCTGTGTACACTGCGCTGCTGGCGTTAAGGTTTTGGTGGTGCCACAATTATGAACGTTATAGTTACTCGTTTCTCCTCCTTTGATTAAAACAGCATGACACATAAAAataaaactgtggctccaatccacgctgtgaaggtggttggacagcgaagctgtaaacgacaaccACAACGATTACCTATTGTGACGTCACtagaattcacacacgtggctctacaaaagagtgaaaccagagacacgtGAAATTTACTTAACCACCCCCTtcattacttcacaacgacattatatccacgctgttcttctggcatctttactttccgtggtctacccatggtagcctggaatgaactgaatgagttgctagaccgtggtgacgtcactacttGCTTTTTATGCGGTTGGGTACTTTTCGACTCGGAGTAGCGTACGCAAccataatctttaccgggaaacacacgcgggagaaggaacgctgtaaacgacacccacaacgattacccattgtgacgtcacttgaattcacacacgtggctctacaaagagtgaaaccggAGACattggtttcacgagggttttgaatgacgtcaacccctttcgaagcagctgcaaacctaatatttaccggaacgcgtcggagggtgttcccattgttcacacgcgccttatcatcgataatgtggttttgatgcttgtttttgtggttttgcttttgaaaacgagtgctgagttgtgtgctgtatgcctgatttcaaaggagatatgctgtttgtattcaatttttagcctggcgtattttgcttacgccgacacgaaaattacCTTGGCTAGTACAGgtatacagtttcgctgtaaaaaaggaAAACGTATGATGATTTATGGTTACACAAAACACCACAAGATGTCCCTACTACCTCTCCTGCTGCATTCCATGTCTCTGGGGTTCTGGCATCCCGTAAACTGCGTAATATGGTAAGACCAAAACTCTATAACGAGAtaagaaagaaaaggggggggggggggagggggttcagAGTAGAAGCGCCAAACCGACGACGCTATCGCTAATGGCCTCATGGGAGACAAGTCATAAAAAATTGTCATTGTTTACTCAGACAGACAGAGTTAAGTAAAATTTACACCTTATGCGCTGTCCTTACTGCTTACGGCTAAATTTGCCGTACCTTAATGGCGTGGTTCCGTGTGTTTCGGTCTGTCAAAGAGCTGGCACAATTAACACACGaattgttgggggggggggggggggggggagttgagcCGTGGCACTACAAAGTTGTACAATTTGTCGTCGAATGTGCATGGCCCCGTTTCAGCTGAAGAACCGAACGCGAAACACTTTGCGGGGGGTTCTTGTTGATGTGCCATTTCAAGTTTTTGAGCGGTAGTGAACACATTTATTGTGCACGAAATTTTCCCAAAACAAAGTGGCCTCGCGTCAGCTCCTGTAAAGCTGCAGTGCCAAAGAATAAGTTGCTGGTTCGTGGCAGCTCAtataaaaagtggtcgcagtttaacctgaaaggcgaagcatcaattgcgatagcaaatttgtagagagctatacgctgtaatgatagctttatcagctgtataaacttggacatgcagcagcaccggcaacacgcagaactaatgtcgacgccgtcggcgttttgcccgcgttcgcagaaaatgcgtgcggcgttgccgactgttgcaggagcctctgatataaataggcacttggtgccacagctaaacgtcacctcccttccccccccccccccccgcctttcgcgcgtcggaagaaggcgcgtttgctctatatatatggtgattgtaaaggaggaaagaaacgcctacttctgcagcccttaaggaagcacggcgcagaacgcgcgtttgttctccgccatgggttcactccccgtgattCCAAAACCCCGTTGTCTGTGCGTCGATTCCAAATTTGACAGAATCCCTAGAAGCGGAAGAGGCagcaattgccttagcaattgCTCACTCCTCCGCTAAGTATATTTTCTCAGATTCAAAAACCGCAATCCGTAATTATGCCAATCGCAAAATCCACTCCCCGGCTGCTAAAATACTCGAATCAAATCCCCCTCCTAATTGCCTTATCACCCTCctttgggtccctgcacacagcgaacacccaggcaacatggccgctcacacccaggcccgagcactcgtcaaccgggctgagagcgacccgccttcgtctcgcagtgcaagagatcgactcctcagctaccatgacctcaccctgttCTACAGAAATTCCCGCCTAATCTACCCCCCGCCGCATAAATCAAttcccagaagtgaccaggctttgtggcgaagacttcaaacggccacagttacgacccctttcCTTCTGTCAATTATTACACATGGggaaacctctcctcactgccGCTTGTGTCCAAGCACCAGAGCTGACTTTgcccacatctttctaaattgcccgaacaagcccaagcccccgtggcgagtgtcagaacaccaggagcgatgggaggctgctctgcgcagctcgcaactggacttacagcttcggacagtgggctgggccagaggggtcgccgaagcacaaatgcgcccggccatctagagcggcctgagggcccatcgtcgtcctgcttccctttctccccccgccctcccccacatgattctctcgtgaatcaataaagtttacccacccaccaccccgtgaaagagcgcgtccctcgcgccctttcactcgcacatacagcgttcggtggcgcgcggcgacgatttcatctccattgacgtcatacggaacctcacggcaacggcgacggcgacgacgacggcgacgccgacggcagatatctgctttggagtgtccatataattgctatcgcaataaaacgaaaaagCGAGGGCTGAACTGGATGCGCCAGCGCAGACAACCGACAATAACTCAAAAGCAAAGCAGTGCTCTTTGAGCGTTTTGTGCTGTACTACTCATGACCGGGTAGCAAGAACGCGGAAAATAGTTACACAGTTGTTTTGCGTCAAACAGGGGCTGCCATCGAGACTATATGCAATGTTTTGCTGGCGTCTTACTTTTGCACTGATAGAAAAGCATTCGTAGAGCTCTGAGCTTTCTGGTACAGGTGTTATTGTCGCCTAGACTGATGTACGCCACTCTCCAGTATCTCTGTGTATTTTTATACTGGCCACTTAAAGTTCTAATATTGCTTTTTTTCACAATGTTACAGCTATTCTCGTTGTACGCTCGACGAGTTCACCGTACGAATGCGGACCATACTGTCCCCCTGAGGCAAGTTTTCCATATTTACACAGCACTATGAATTATATGGATCAGGATGTTTAACAAAGAGCATTATAAGTTTGAAAGGAAATAGCGAGGAAAATAAAGTAGTTTCTTTGAGTTTGTTTTTTACCGCAGAGACGCGCACACTAAAACAGTACTAATCGGAGGAGTAACTGCAGAAATCAGACTATTTTCACAGCGAAGTTTTTAGCCTTCGTTGGTCGGGATTGATCGCGGCGCATCCTCACGAAAAACAAAACGAAGACATTCAGCGATTGACAAGAATTGACTCGCCTTCCCGGCCTCGCGAGAGCGGATGTCCAGCGTGTAGCTGTTTAAAAGCGCCACTACAATTTCTGAGGGACGTATGCTATGCTTTATTGCTTCAGAGTTATGGTAGTAACGGTAATTTAGAGTCACGGTAGTAAAggcagtaatggtaattttggcaTCACGCCACCGCTGGTCGTCTTGCCGTTTCTTCTCCCTTTGCCGCTTGttgtattcacgctgctcctcgggagtcctagctatgcgttgcctacccatagcggtgaagcaacgacaatgaacttttatgcatgaaatgctagtgacgtcactctccacgtcgcaagctgccgtcgccgcgacAGCTTGCGccacagtaatctttaccgggaaacgtacgCGGAGAGTGCTACGtacttcgcattgttatcaggagtgCCTTATCAGCCTTATCATCAGTGATggggtttggatgcttgttttgtctTTGTTCTTTGTTGAATGGAATACTGCgatgtatgttgtatgcgtggcGCAAATGATCTTTACACTTCTCGCTTCAATCGCTGAAGGTCTTTTTGCCGTGAGAGACGCGCCGCCAGACGATCCCGACCAActatagaggctaacagcttcgcagtaaaaaaaCGTGCAGCGATTGAAACGAAAAGCGCATGCATACTTTGGTATCATGCGGTCATTTGAGCGGGAAGTGATGGTAGTGTTCTGTTAAAGTTTCTGTAACATCGTTTCCTTATGTGTTTATTTCCGTAGAACACAACCATGAATTCATGCGTGACTACCTGCCCGAACGATGACAAACCTTTCGATCCTTTTAACGTCAAAGAGGCGTGGTTCAAGAACGGGACACCATGCTGGGTATGCGATTTGTTACGAAAGTTATGTGCTTTTCTCTAGATTTTTGCTTTAGACGTATTAACATTTCTACTATCAAACCTAAACCAATTAAGGACGCGCAAAGCACACTGCTTGTTAGACATTAAAAAATCAGCATGCGTGTAGTCACTCGGTAGTCGTACGGGTCACAGGAGAAAATCTACCAATTCACAACGATTAGGTTAATTAGACGCAGAAGTGGCTCGAAACGTGCAAAAATAAATTAATTACtaactaataaataaaaataaattaccaCGTTATACCTGGTAGTTATTTCACTTTTCAACGCTTCCTGCCATTACTGCATGTCATTAACCAGCGCGCCATTGTTGGGATAGCTGGTAGCAATTCTCTTTGATACATTACGTTGCTGTGTTATAAGGGAATGTAACGCATACATAATGAATTTTGCATCCTTTTCTTGTTGAACTCTAGCGTCTAAACTCTCCGTGACTGTAACTTGGCAAAGGGGAACATATAAAATGTGAAATATAGTTCTGCGCAGTAATGTTATTTGCAGAGATTTATTTCCTCAAGATCAGTGGAATGCGACAATGCGAATGCTCTATTTTGGCGGCTTATGAGTGCGAACGTGTGTTATATGTCAATGGCTAAGACAAAGGTAATTACGCTTCCTGGAGACACGCCATAACTTTTATATTCAGAAATGGGAAGGCTTGCCGCATGAGGGCATGCCGAAAGACGTCTGCTGCAGCTGACAAATAGACGCGATCACTGAAGCTTTAGCGACTAACCTTTAGACGGCCGGTACCGTAGACCTGATgcgcagcattaaaaaaaaaagaaacgctttgtAAGCGACACTATAGCCGAGCCTTGCGCGCACCTCAAAAATGACTTGCGCTCATAGACTAGAATttcattttccttctcctgtGTTGCTCATTTTGTTTACTTCACGTAGTATTTAATGAGTGGAGTGTTttacccgccgtggctgcttagtggctatggtgttgggctgctaagcacgaggtcgcgggctcgaatcccggccactccagccgcatttcgatgggggcgaaatgcgaaaacacccgtgtactttactttaggtgcacgttaaagaaccccaggtggtccaacggggtgtgtgacaatatttctggcgtccgcgacaggactcgaacctgcaaatattgtcacagaccccgtgaacgaggcgcagacgccggaccaaattccaaagcggacttatcagcttccgaaaataatcccacgaaagcaaggacaattaagagtgggccctctggtgcgccagcgaacgccggttgctgtccaaagaccgagccagagcccagagttgtcgaaacacaacaaaatatattcttcacacaaggcagttacacacacacttgcacacttaggctagacacaacaaaatacaaatcagatgggtattagcaaacacaagaaaataattcacgacaagcactatgagtccaacacgtaaagtacaaaaggaataggaacactaagtgtccaatcgtattcaccgtgctgggttggtcttggagtcagacgatctcggcgtagctcgggcaaatctcgaagaaagaacttcttgtGGAAATGAAGACGCTcaatgaactcgtcgactagcttgccggggaatccccttctttcgcagacgctcggtcttcacgttacatcacttcaccggtagCGGACTGAACTTACGAACTCCTGAATGccactgaacgattctcgcacggcgctcatatagcttccacaggcgttctcgaagcttcctatcggagtcgtgatctcgtagcatggccaaagcctgggaatcttcgacCGCCTGCTGTcggagtgttgtcgagggggggggggggtgatgactcatgctgttggcgcacgctcatgctgtagttatctctctcgactcgccgggtgagaaggtgtctcgtcgcgcgcgcgtgtgctctctctctctctctcgttaacgtcgcttcgtcgaggctcttctagacgtccaggcaccgttgttcgcgttgttgtttgaggcgtatgtgcTCTCCCACTCTGAAGTTGTCTGAAGTTGAAGTTGTCGCGGGGCTGGCGTTTTCTTTCGCTGggttgcgtgacacgcggcgcgcgcttggattacgcgctcttttgtgacagtcaCCCAGCCTCACGTTGCATCCGTCAAACAAACTGGATTTCGTTTAAGACGTCTGTAGATACCGGCTGTCAGCATATGACATCGCCATCCGAAGTAAAGGACATCATTGCTTTTACCCGGCGGGACAACACCAGAGAAGTTAGCGTACCGAAGCACAGATTATCGATCGACAAAAAATATGAGGCCCTTCGTGCAGTCCGTCGTCGCGCGTAACGGTGATACAGAAGAACAAAGCCACCGTCAAACCTTTTGAACAGTCGCCGAGCTCAACGACATGTTCATCGACATCTCAACAAGCTTGACAGACACGTTAGAGGACATTCCGTGGATCCCTTGACCCAAGACAACCGCTAAGATCTGGCGGGTCACACGAAGTCTCTAAGCAATTCCTAAGGATCCTCTAAGCAATTCCTCTaaggatccacttagaattatttctcaggatgacaccagcttcgagatattaattcccggactttgcggagaaatgcattggcgttccagttaattttattgcttcaatgcaaaaagtgacgttttgttaagaacctaatttgaacgccaatgcacttctccgcaaagttcgggaattaatatctcgaaactggtgtcatcccgagaattcgctccaagtggatccgccttgcgaacaccacggctacaatttgtaaattgcaatatgggccatcaggtaattagttaaaagcatAAGTATTGAATTTCTGCTAATTATTTgaatatgcatttcatttttttgtggaattaatgtccgcctctgtgAGCAGACCCGCttatggactagaattgtgctatctgccacaggcaaccttttcAAAATTCAAAGGAATTTTTGAAGGTGTTCACTGAAACACTCTGTAAAAGACcccttatattgcccctggaagaacGTCTTTCCAGCAACTTATTTCTGTTTaatagtgaagccgactttaaggggatcggtgtaagcttggtcttcgtaagctggcttttccacgttcagtgttgcagtgaatgaagcctacttgccgtgtgcgaacgatgcgatgcgaacgggtcccgataacgctatcgcgtactactcttaaaggtgaagcttaagcgtcctccaatttttttgccGAGCAACACACTTTCGTGTCTGGCCATCGCGGTTCTTTTTTAGCGTAGCCCAGTATTCGGGAATATCCCGCTGGCATCCGCCCGAAACTTGCACACTGGCTCCAAAAGTGTTAAGACCTCACTCGACTCCGCAAGGAGCACATGTCAAAGATAGTGCATAGGCTTAAAACTAACTCTACCAAACTGGCCCCGCACGCCGTTCTCTAATTACAATGTAGAT
This region of Dermacentor silvarum isolate Dsil-2018 chromosome 5, BIME_Dsil_1.4, whole genome shotgun sequence genomic DNA includes:
- the LOC125945333 gene encoding uncharacterized protein LOC125945333 → MGERNIAAVSAISLAILVVRSTSSPYECGPYCPPENTTMNSCVTTCPNDDKPFDPFNVKEAWFKNGTPCWRNETGIACVGMCCGGECELSSACENDLNECPQNDSESSEK